CAAACATTTAATCTTTGGTTATACACCAACGTGTGGTACTTGTAAGGTTTCAGAAAGAATGTTAGACATTGCTAATGAAATATTGCAGTTACCATTATTGAAAATAGATTTAAACTTTTATCCTCAGTTTTGTAAAGATATGCAAATCATGTCTACGCCGATTTTATTGTTGATGAATAAAGATAAAGAAGTAAAACGAATTTATGCATTTAAATCGGTGACTGATTTGTTAGAAAATTTAAAATAGTTATTGACGAAATTTTACTAAGGTGTTAGGATTAATACAAATTAAATGATGCGTAAACTCTTATCGAGAGTGGTGGAGGGATGTGCCCTACGAAGCCCGGCAACCGTCTTATATAGAAATGGTGCCAATTCACATAAAGTTTTAACTTTTGAAGATGAGAGAAACAATACTACTATTGCTTTCTCAATTTTTCTATCGATATTGAGAAAGCATTTTTTATTTTATTAAGCAACACAGGGAGGAATCAACGTGATTGAATTAAAAGAAGTTGTTAAAGAATATC
The genomic region above belongs to Staphylococcus aureus and contains:
- a CDS encoding thioredoxin family protein; this translates as MNNSLDIKDVTTFYEEDKHLIFGYTPTCGTCKVSERMLDIANEILQLPLLKIDLNFYPQFCKDMQIMSTPILLLMNKDKEVKRIYAFKSVTDLLENLK